The Elusimicrobiota bacterium genome window below encodes:
- a CDS encoding Stp1/IreP family PP2C-type Ser/Thr phosphatase, producing MKPRLDLAGATDPGCVRERNEDCFAVEPGLGLLVVCDGMGGHNSGEVASRTAVDTIVEFAGKNVLPEGGDPDRSARERRLEFLLKTANTMIFEKARAFPKDQGMGTTVVAVLLDERSLAVAHVGDSRLYLRRGGSLQQLTEDHSLVQDQVRRGLITREQADKSPIQNILTRAVGTEPDVEVDLSEHPLLEGDSLLICSDGLTKMVPESEISETLASSSCAEEAVGRLIEAARAAGGVDNVTAVVARVPEHPRGLRGWLSRIFGV from the coding sequence ATGAAGCCCCGCCTCGACCTCGCCGGCGCCACCGACCCCGGCTGCGTGCGCGAGCGCAACGAGGACTGCTTCGCCGTCGAGCCGGGACTCGGCCTGCTCGTGGTCTGCGACGGCATGGGCGGGCACAACTCCGGCGAGGTGGCCAGCCGCACCGCGGTCGACACCATCGTCGAATTCGCGGGCAAGAACGTCCTCCCCGAGGGCGGCGACCCCGACCGCTCGGCGCGGGAGCGCCGGCTCGAGTTCCTGCTCAAGACCGCCAACACGATGATCTTCGAGAAGGCCCGCGCGTTCCCGAAGGACCAGGGGATGGGGACCACGGTGGTCGCCGTGCTCCTCGACGAGCGCTCGCTCGCGGTCGCCCACGTCGGCGACAGCCGCCTCTATCTTCGCCGGGGCGGGTCGCTCCAGCAGCTCACCGAGGACCACTCGCTGGTCCAGGACCAGGTCCGCCGCGGGCTCATCACGCGCGAGCAGGCCGACAAGTCCCCGATCCAGAACATCCTGACGCGGGCCGTGGGCACGGAGCCCGACGTCGAGGTGGACCTCTCCGAGCATCCGCTGCTCGAGGGGGACTCGCTCCTCATCTGCTCCGACGGGCTGACCAAGATGGTCCCCGAGTCGGAGATCTCCGAGACGCTCGCGTCCTCCTCCTGCGCGGAGGAGGCCGTCGGCCGGCTCATCGAGGCCGCCCGCGCCGCCGGCGGGGTGGACAACGTCACCGCGGTCGTCGCGCGGGTGCCGGAGCATCCGCGGGGTCTGCGGGGCTGGCTGAGCCGGATCTTCGGAGTCTGA
- a CDS encoding CPXCG motif-containing cysteine-rich protein: MKKTTKKPAAKSKPKSVPAKKGAPVAEAEEESKPFNPDEFRVEEATPRAEPKWVELQCPYCDENFEVKVIPSEEGITLTQECQVCCKTLTITVDFDDGEPSAYASR; the protein is encoded by the coding sequence ATGAAGAAGACCACGAAGAAGCCCGCCGCAAAGTCCAAGCCGAAGAGCGTTCCCGCGAAGAAGGGCGCTCCCGTCGCCGAGGCCGAGGAGGAGTCCAAGCCCTTCAACCCCGACGAGTTCCGCGTCGAGGAAGCCACGCCGCGCGCGGAGCCGAAGTGGGTCGAGCTCCAGTGCCCCTACTGCGACGAGAACTTCGAGGTGAAGGTCATCCCGTCGGAGGAAGGCATCACGCTCACTCAGGAATGCCAGGTCTGCTGCAAGACCTTGACGATCACGGTCGACTTCGACGACGGAGAGCCCTCGGCGTACGCGTCCCGATAG
- a CDS encoding CHASE2 domain-containing protein, which yields MKKKTWLVDALLGLLIVAFTAGSYVLPGSFPLLEGLELKGFDMRAKFRQSLETPADIVIVAIDDDSIARIGRWPWARTRIAEMLDLLATAKPKVVGLDILYSEPEVNPAISEIESLRVRYGELLGSRRIVQKGGVDFANEFSSVAVRLDTDSRLLASLSASGNVLLPMSFAGGGTLGAKPDPLPPELSSSTLMARVARADAGLPPPVEASKPVFPIPSFMQASAGVGHVNIYPDLDGTVRREVPAVKYGDAYLPSYALALTARYLGLKAEDVVVSPGSDVTLGKLRIPLDEAQSMLVTFNGPDHTFRYYSFHEVLNGKVSMDVFKDKIVLLGPSASGVATLYVTPVAQALPPVEFIANVIDNVLKQRFLTRPEWAARVELGLIAFCGLFIMFGLPRLRALGGATVTALLLASVMGAGGWLFIERGEWVKVVYPAFLLVAGYLVIQTKRFIFTEKGKELVEASAIETNKMLGLSFQGQGMLDLAFEKFRLCPLDDHMKETLYGLGLDFERKRQYAKAVNVYKHVAGADPKYKDIPDKIKVLGAAAEGAVFGGVGQKGGEGTVMITGGASKPMLGRYEILKELGRGAMGIVYLGKDPKINRQVAIKTLMLEEGSSPEETKAIKERFFREAESAGTLNHPNIVRIFDAGEEQDVCYIAMELLDGHDLVRYCAKDKLLGPLTAMDYVAKVADGLDYAHAQGIVHRDIKPANIMLLNDGSVRVADFGIARITASSKTATGTVLGTPSYMSPEQIAGRKVDGRTDLFSLGVTLFELLLGEKPFKGGEGIGTLLFQIANDPEPEPLTIDPKLPRCVARVVHKALKKSADERYQKGAELAADLRACIELIKSGQDDSIGVSSSSLPPPAGEGSGRGGIAVPPAEAAAPVVVAAAAPEAPASEPAVVETPAPAVEVSADASAQEAASTLILPPEPAAEESTSSFELPPAAESAPEPVQAPAPTEATISFEVPAPVELAPSDATISFEVPAPSAEPAPNPSEGPGSPLPAPISFEPEPAAAKPGLESFTFDPAAQAPTEPPPAAETAPAAAKPGLEAFTFDPAAQKPTPLPTAPVAAEAGLGIDHGFHFETGKPGATGAIEARPDLSTPPPPAPAWKLGGAEEIPAPSPEIELGPRTGAGSAPSSITRPLTPAEIASALPAEPHGSPVPEEEAPEAAPHPADRTFEPDATIRLEPPGKPS from the coding sequence ATGAAGAAGAAAACCTGGCTCGTAGACGCCCTTCTCGGGCTCCTCATCGTCGCCTTCACGGCCGGCTCCTATGTCCTGCCGGGCTCCTTCCCCCTGCTCGAGGGCTTGGAGCTCAAGGGCTTCGACATGCGGGCCAAGTTCCGTCAGTCGCTCGAGACCCCCGCCGACATCGTCATCGTCGCCATCGACGACGACTCCATCGCCCGCATCGGGCGCTGGCCCTGGGCGCGCACGCGCATCGCGGAGATGCTCGACCTCCTCGCAACCGCGAAGCCGAAGGTCGTCGGCCTCGACATCCTCTACAGCGAGCCGGAGGTCAACCCCGCCATCTCCGAGATCGAGTCCCTGCGGGTCCGCTACGGCGAGCTGCTGGGCTCGCGGCGCATCGTGCAGAAGGGCGGCGTGGACTTCGCCAACGAGTTCTCCTCCGTCGCCGTGCGGCTCGACACCGACTCGCGCCTGCTCGCCTCTCTGAGCGCCTCCGGGAACGTCCTCCTGCCCATGTCCTTCGCCGGCGGCGGGACCCTCGGGGCGAAGCCCGACCCGCTGCCGCCAGAGCTTTCGAGCTCGACGCTCATGGCGCGCGTCGCCCGCGCCGACGCCGGGCTGCCGCCGCCGGTGGAGGCCTCCAAGCCGGTCTTCCCGATCCCGTCGTTCATGCAGGCCAGCGCCGGCGTCGGGCACGTGAACATCTACCCCGACCTCGACGGCACGGTCCGCCGCGAGGTGCCGGCGGTCAAGTACGGCGACGCCTATCTGCCCTCCTACGCGCTGGCGCTGACGGCGCGCTACCTCGGCTTGAAGGCCGAGGACGTCGTCGTCTCCCCCGGCAGCGACGTGACCCTCGGCAAGCTGCGCATACCGCTCGATGAGGCGCAGTCGATGCTCGTGACCTTCAACGGCCCGGACCACACCTTCCGCTACTACTCCTTCCACGAGGTCCTCAACGGCAAGGTCTCGATGGACGTCTTCAAGGACAAGATCGTCCTGCTCGGGCCCTCCGCCTCAGGGGTCGCGACCCTCTACGTCACCCCCGTCGCCCAGGCCCTGCCGCCGGTCGAGTTCATCGCCAACGTCATCGACAACGTCCTCAAGCAGCGCTTCCTGACCCGGCCCGAGTGGGCGGCGCGCGTCGAGCTCGGGCTCATCGCCTTCTGCGGTCTCTTCATCATGTTCGGCCTGCCGCGCCTGCGCGCGCTCGGCGGGGCCACCGTCACCGCCCTGCTGCTGGCGTCGGTGATGGGCGCCGGCGGCTGGCTCTTCATCGAGCGCGGGGAGTGGGTGAAGGTCGTCTACCCGGCCTTCCTGCTCGTCGCCGGCTACCTGGTCATCCAGACCAAGCGCTTCATCTTCACCGAGAAGGGCAAGGAGCTCGTCGAGGCCTCGGCCATCGAGACCAACAAGATGCTCGGCCTCTCCTTCCAGGGGCAGGGCATGCTCGACCTCGCCTTCGAGAAGTTCCGGCTCTGCCCGCTCGACGACCACATGAAGGAGACGCTCTACGGTCTCGGCCTCGACTTCGAGCGCAAGCGCCAGTACGCGAAGGCGGTCAACGTCTACAAGCACGTCGCGGGCGCGGACCCCAAGTACAAGGACATCCCGGACAAGATCAAGGTGCTCGGCGCGGCCGCCGAGGGCGCGGTGTTCGGCGGCGTCGGCCAGAAGGGCGGCGAGGGGACCGTGATGATCACGGGCGGCGCCTCGAAGCCGATGCTCGGCCGCTACGAGATCCTCAAGGAGCTCGGCCGCGGCGCGATGGGCATCGTCTACCTCGGCAAGGACCCCAAGATCAACCGCCAGGTCGCCATCAAGACCCTGATGCTCGAGGAAGGCTCGAGCCCCGAGGAGACGAAGGCGATCAAGGAGCGCTTCTTCCGCGAAGCCGAGTCGGCCGGGACGCTGAACCACCCGAACATCGTGCGCATCTTCGACGCCGGCGAGGAGCAGGACGTCTGCTACATCGCCATGGAGCTCCTCGACGGGCACGACCTCGTCCGCTACTGCGCGAAGGACAAGCTCCTCGGTCCGCTGACCGCGATGGATTACGTCGCGAAGGTCGCCGACGGCCTCGACTACGCGCACGCCCAGGGCATCGTCCACCGCGACATCAAGCCGGCCAACATCATGCTGCTCAACGACGGCTCCGTGCGCGTCGCCGACTTCGGCATCGCCCGCATCACGGCCTCCTCGAAGACCGCGACCGGGACGGTCCTGGGCACGCCCTCCTACATGAGCCCCGAGCAGATCGCCGGACGCAAGGTGGACGGCCGCACGGACCTTTTCAGTCTCGGCGTCACCCTCTTCGAGCTCCTCCTCGGCGAGAAGCCCTTCAAGGGCGGGGAGGGCATCGGCACGCTCCTCTTCCAGATCGCCAACGACCCGGAGCCCGAGCCGCTCACCATCGACCCGAAGCTCCCGCGCTGCGTCGCGCGCGTCGTCCACAAGGCGCTCAAGAAGAGCGCCGACGAGCGCTACCAGAAGGGCGCCGAACTCGCCGCCGACCTGCGCGCCTGCATCGAGCTCATCAAGTCGGGCCAGGATGATTCTATCGGGGTCTCTTCTTCCTCATTGCCTCCCCCCGCGGGGGAGGGTTCCGGGAGGGGGGGCATCGCCGTCCCTCCGGCTGAGGCCGCCGCCCCCGTCGTCGTCGCCGCCGCCGCTCCCGAGGCCCCGGCCTCCGAGCCGGCCGTCGTCGAAACGCCGGCTCCCGCGGTCGAGGTGTCCGCCGACGCGAGCGCGCAGGAGGCGGCGAGCACCCTCATCCTCCCTCCGGAGCCGGCCGCCGAGGAGTCGACCTCGTCCTTCGAGCTGCCGCCGGCCGCCGAGTCGGCTCCGGAGCCCGTCCAGGCGCCCGCACCGACCGAAGCGACGATTTCCTTCGAGGTCCCCGCCCCCGTCGAGCTCGCGCCGTCGGATGCGACGATCTCCTTCGAAGTCCCCGCGCCCTCCGCGGAGCCGGCCCCGAACCCCTCCGAAGGGCCCGGCTCGCCCCTGCCCGCGCCGATCTCCTTCGAGCCGGAACCCGCGGCCGCCAAGCCGGGGCTCGAGTCCTTCACCTTCGACCCTGCGGCGCAGGCGCCGACGGAGCCTCCTCCTGCTGCCGAGACGGCTCCGGCCGCCGCGAAACCCGGGCTCGAGGCCTTCACCTTCGACCCCGCGGCCCAGAAGCCGACGCCCCTGCCGACGGCTCCCGTCGCCGCGGAAGCGGGCCTGGGGATCGACCACGGCTTCCACTTCGAGACCGGCAAGCCCGGCGCCACGGGCGCCATCGAGGCCCGGCCCGACCTTTCGACGCCGCCTCCCCCGGCTCCGGCCTGGAAGCTCGGAGGAGCCGAGGAGATTCCCGCGCCGTCTCCGGAGATCGAGCTCGGCCCCCGCACGGGCGCGGGCTCCGCGCCCTCGTCGATCACGCGGCCGCTGACCCCGGCGGAGATCGCCTCCGCGCTCCCGGCCGAACCGCACGGCTCCCCCGTCCCTGAGGAGGAGGCCCCCGAGGCGGCCCCGCACCCCGCGGACCGGACCTTCGAACCTGACGCGACCATCCGCCTCGAGCCGCCGGGGAAGCCCTCATGA
- a CDS encoding FHA domain-containing protein, with the protein MPKLLLKFNAAVIKEIAVDKTTITVGRKADNDVVIDNPAVSGHHCRILLVGDTFYVEDLDSTNGTFVNEKRVMKAGLHDKDVVGVAKHALVFVDERAAADAPPAAEAAAPDSTVVLSPKAQEDMAKATAEGGAVPSGRLGALRVLKGAVGEAEYELKGMSTYIGKSDRVQIPIKGGGLFGSAPEVAASIHRKPEGYVLVAVKDGYPSVNGQSVSGQVPLKDGDIIEVGGTTLQFYLKG; encoded by the coding sequence ATGCCGAAACTCCTTCTGAAGTTCAACGCGGCCGTGATCAAGGAGATCGCGGTCGATAAGACGACGATCACCGTCGGGCGCAAGGCCGACAACGACGTCGTCATCGACAACCCCGCGGTCAGCGGCCACCACTGCCGCATCCTCCTCGTCGGGGACACCTTCTACGTCGAGGACCTGGACTCCACCAACGGCACCTTCGTCAACGAGAAGCGCGTCATGAAGGCCGGGCTGCACGACAAGGACGTCGTCGGCGTCGCCAAGCACGCGCTCGTCTTCGTCGACGAGCGCGCCGCCGCGGATGCGCCTCCCGCGGCCGAGGCGGCCGCGCCGGACTCGACGGTCGTGCTCTCGCCTAAGGCGCAGGAGGACATGGCCAAAGCGACCGCCGAGGGCGGAGCGGTCCCGTCGGGCCGCCTCGGCGCCCTGCGCGTGCTCAAGGGGGCCGTCGGAGAGGCCGAGTACGAGCTCAAGGGGATGTCCACCTACATCGGGAAGTCCGACCGGGTCCAGATCCCCATCAAGGGCGGGGGCCTCTTCGGCTCCGCCCCCGAGGTCGCCGCCTCCATACACCGCAAGCCCGAGGGCTACGTGCTCGTGGCCGTCAAGGACGGCTATCCCTCGGTCAACGGCCAGAGCGTCTCCGGCCAGGTCCCCCTCAAGGACGGAGATATCATCGAAGTCGGCGGGACGACCCTGCAGTTTTATCTTAAGGGGTAG
- a CDS encoding 2-oxoacid:ferredoxin oxidoreductase subunit beta gives MADTPTKKPLTRADFASNQSVRWCPGCGDFAILAQVQKTMAAVGVARENTVFVSGIGCSSRFPYYMNTYGFHTIHGRAPAIATGVKLANPDLTVWVVTGDGDGLAIGGNHLNHTIRRNLDLKILLFNNRIYGLTKGQYSPTSEKGKVTKSSPHGTIEPPVNALRFALAAEATFVARAVDNDIAGMGAVLERAARHKGISFVELYQNCVVFNDGAYELFESSAVREDNVLRLEQGKPLIYGKNKDRGIRLKNGRAEVVSFEPGKPPADLLVHDEKAPADYQYMLTQLEPPDFPAPVGVFRAVSAPTYEDLMEGQFKAAAKPGGEDVEKLLAGNETWTID, from the coding sequence ATGGCCGACACTCCGACGAAGAAGCCCCTCACCCGCGCGGACTTCGCCTCCAACCAGTCCGTCCGCTGGTGCCCCGGCTGCGGAGACTTCGCGATCCTGGCCCAGGTGCAGAAGACGATGGCCGCCGTCGGCGTCGCCCGCGAGAACACCGTGTTCGTCTCGGGGATCGGCTGCTCGAGCCGCTTCCCCTACTACATGAACACCTACGGCTTCCACACCATCCACGGCCGGGCCCCCGCGATCGCCACCGGGGTCAAGCTCGCGAACCCGGACCTCACCGTCTGGGTCGTGACCGGCGACGGCGACGGACTCGCCATCGGCGGGAACCACCTCAACCACACCATCCGCCGCAACCTCGACCTCAAGATCCTGCTCTTCAACAACCGCATCTACGGTCTCACCAAGGGCCAGTACTCGCCGACCTCGGAGAAGGGCAAGGTCACGAAGTCCTCCCCCCACGGGACCATCGAGCCCCCGGTCAACGCCCTGCGCTTCGCGCTCGCGGCCGAGGCGACCTTCGTGGCCCGCGCGGTGGACAACGACATCGCGGGCATGGGCGCGGTCCTGGAGCGCGCCGCGCGCCACAAGGGCATCTCCTTCGTCGAGCTCTACCAGAACTGCGTGGTCTTCAACGACGGCGCCTATGAGCTCTTCGAGAGCAGCGCGGTCCGCGAGGACAACGTCCTGCGCCTCGAGCAGGGCAAGCCCCTGATCTACGGGAAGAACAAGGACCGCGGCATCCGGCTCAAGAACGGACGCGCCGAGGTCGTCTCCTTCGAGCCCGGCAAGCCCCCGGCCGACCTGCTCGTCCACGACGAGAAGGCCCCGGCCGACTACCAGTACATGCTGACCCAGCTCGAGCCCCCGGACTTCCCCGCCCCGGTCGGCGTCTTCCGCGCGGTCTCCGCCCCGACCTACGAGGACCTCATGGAGGGCCAGTTCAAGGCCGCCGCCAAGCCCGGCGGAGAGGACGTGGAGAAGCTGCTGGCCGGGAATGAGACTTGGACCATCGACTGA